In the Styela clava chromosome 8, kaStyClav1.hap1.2, whole genome shotgun sequence genome, one interval contains:
- the LOC120345472 gene encoding uncharacterized protein LOC120345472, translating into MKMHGWLLFIMLQIFTVVVTGDSRDAFLEIILYEINQDSGRYTTHKTDITGEFSNAGPSNPAEGDIIQIHPFSLCSDSDSDETFAYGWVGVVKLTYGTKDPCRSLIDKAKTAVDKGATAVIFDVSDHPDAFRQLNKDSTTMLNSPVILVEGNEALELMKLIENRQIARARIKKSLPIQDAPGNHFFDMGIFMACLILVCILCLIVVAKVRCWRRQRQITLQDLALEALQHMKTKKYRKHKMVPDNFENEVNRKSSGNNDTFSECSSGSMCAICLEEFTDGQELRVVPCLHEFHKRCVDPWLKQKWTCPLCNRNFLRDVTEQYRQHQLQLQANSATGNTNHTGNANQESAAGIESRNPTRHTISHHSTLNSQNIGDLEQNTTSVPHELSMPRPQQHDDFRSTNHERTCVNNHPNSCYHERESGNHIYGSSARNNACNYCLYRENQISDFSPTDSTSECGPKSCYLHKNLSQKNTSEDTESDENTHLKYHKTRNKKLVNPKLQTPHRSEFFHTQQHGDELLLTGNHTNNNSSAIATNSRLPVQYRFGQFKDTRHFAWQTPAAIIRSGYAPDSSDASDSNSSPNKTDRLSIIPSPAQFSCLELNLTAVCENCRQQMNMLHSTSTQCVYGSLSHNKNCSFNSLSSSRAFNKMSPKRTNPISDSGTVDIFAERIKLLSRESTPCIGYSSSDGMNDLGRMSSSSLEGVLEALDTSCAGLSN; encoded by the exons ATGAAAATGCATGGTTGGTTGCTGTTTATTATGCTGCAAATATTTACCGTCGTAGTCACTGGAGATAGCAGAGATGCATTTTTAGAAATTATCCTATATGAAATCAATCAGGACAGTGGAAGATACACAACACACAAGACCGATATTACAGGGGAATTTTCTAATGCAGGTCCCTCAAATCCAGCAGAGGGAGATATTATTCAG ATCCATCCTTTCAGTTTATGCAGTGATTCTGACAGTGATGAAACATTTGCTTACGGTTGGGTTGGTGTTGTCAAACTAACCTACGGAACAAAAGATCCTTGTCGTTCTTTAATAGATAAG GCAAAGACTGCAGTGGATAAAGGGGCGACTGCTGTGATATTTGATGTGTCTGACCACCCAGATGCTTTCAGACAG CTAAACAAGGATTCCACGACAATGCTGAACAGTCCTGTGATTTTAGTGGAGGGAAATGAAGCTTTGGAACTAATGAAATTAATTGAAAACCGACAGATTGCAAGGGCAAGAATAAAGAAAAGCTTACCAATTCAG GATGCACCAGGAAATCATTTCTTTGACATGGGGATATTTATGGCATGTTTGATATTAGTATGCATCCTCTGTTTGATAGTCGTTGCGAAG GTCAGATGCTGGAGACGTCAAAGACAG ATTACATTACAAGACCTGGCTCTGGAAGCTCTGCAGCATATGAAGACTAAGAAATATAGAAAACATAAAATGGTCCcagataattttgaaaatgaagtaAACAGGAAAAGTAGTGGGAACAATGATACATTCAGTGAATGCTCATCCGGATCAATGTGTGCAATATGTCTTGAGGAGTTTACAGATGGACAG gaaTTAAGAGTTGTACCGTGTCTTCATGAGTTCCACAAGAGATGTGTTGATCCTTGGTTAAAACAGAAATGGACTTGTCCCTTGTGTAACAGGAATTTTCTTA GAGATGTAACTGAACAATACAGACAGCATCAGCTGCAGCTACAAGCAAACAGTGCAACTGGTAATACTAACCACACTGGAAATGCCAATCAAGAATCTGCTGCAGGAATTGAATCGAGAAATCCTACACGACACACTATATCACATCATTCCACGTTAAACTCTCAGAATATAGGGGATCTTGAGCAAAACACAACTAGTGTTCCCCATGAACTGTCGATGCCTAGACCTCAGCAACATGATGACTTTCGTTCAACAAATCATGAAAGGACTTGTGTTAACAATCATCCTAATTCATGCTATCATGAGAGAGAATCGGGAAACCATATTTATGGTAGCTCCGCTCGCAACAATGCTTGCAACTATTGCTTATATAGGGAAAATCAAATATCTGATTTTTCTCCAACTGACAGCACTTCAGAATGTGGTCCAAAATCTTGTTACTTGCATAAAAATTTATCTCAAAAAAATACCTCCGAAGATACTGAATCTGATGAAAACACTcatttaaaatatcataaaactCGAAACAAAAAATTGGTAAACCCAAAACTGCAGACGCCACATCGATCTGAATTTTTTCACACGCAACAACATGGCGATGAATTATTACTAACTGGAAACCATACTAATAATAACTCATCTGCCATTGCTACAAATAGCAGACTACCTGTGCAATATCGCTTCGGACAATTTAAGGATACAAGACATTTTGCATGGCAAACTCCTGCTGCAATAATTAGGAGTGGATATGCCCCAGATTCATCTGATGCTAGTGACTCTAATTCTAGTCCAAATAAAACTGACAGATTGTCAATAATTCCATCACCTGCTCAATTTTCATGTCTGGAATTAAATTTAACGGCTGTTTGTGAAAATTGTAGGCAGCAAATGAACATGTTACACAGTACAAGCACTCAGTGTGTTTATGGTTCGCTCTCGCACAATAAAAATTGCTCTTTCAACTCATTGTCTTCATCTCGTGCCTTCAATAAAATGTCACCAAAGCGAACTAATCCAATTTCAGATTCAGGCACTGTGGACATATTTGCGGAAAGGATAAAA CTCCTATCTCGAGAGTCTACACCGTGTATCGGATATAGTTCGTCGGACGGTATGAATGACTTAGGTCGAATGAGCAGCTCATCACTTGAAGGTGTCCTCGAAGCTCTCGATACGAGCTGTGCTGGATTAAGCAATTAA